A region of Plantactinospora sp. BC1 DNA encodes the following proteins:
- a CDS encoding sensor histidine kinase, whose protein sequence is MENGTAEALRTGRDDLRRLLVGADFPLSPPTGPPGRWRRVWEGARQFLAPVLIFALVGITIAGIQYLTDTRGLPGWLAVALGVGGTLPAVLAPFRPLFAWRFGYPLLYLGVIDALPGESWPWSPVQIIAFLFVLLVLAARTSLGIAAWAGLLSVLPAYVFVPTRANAHGVALLFLAILIVGDQVRRRRQSQRALAEQAERSELEQARRAVLEERTRIAREMHDVVAHHMSMIAVQAETAPYRLGELPEPARDEFTAIAGSAREALTDMRRLLGVLRSESAAPQTAPQPGLADVPELVEAARRAGMSVTVATGPEPEQRRAVPEAVGLAGYRIIQEALANAARHAPGTAVRVSVDADDTALVIGVWNDPAGPGAGRPGNAAGPAGHGLTGMRERVRLLGGRLRAGPTDDHGYAVTAHLPYAPEPTAEPDGGTPR, encoded by the coding sequence ATGGAGAACGGCACCGCCGAGGCGCTACGCACCGGCCGCGACGACCTGCGCCGGCTGCTGGTCGGGGCGGACTTTCCGCTGTCACCGCCGACCGGCCCGCCCGGCAGGTGGCGACGAGTGTGGGAGGGCGCCCGGCAGTTCCTGGCGCCGGTGCTGATCTTCGCCCTGGTCGGCATCACCATCGCCGGCATCCAGTACCTGACCGACACCCGGGGCCTGCCCGGATGGCTGGCGGTCGCGCTCGGCGTCGGCGGAACCCTGCCGGCGGTACTCGCACCGTTCCGCCCGCTGTTCGCCTGGCGGTTCGGCTACCCGCTGCTCTACCTCGGGGTGATCGACGCACTGCCGGGCGAGTCGTGGCCGTGGAGCCCGGTGCAGATCATCGCCTTCCTCTTCGTCCTGCTGGTGCTGGCCGCCCGGACCAGCCTGGGGATCGCCGCCTGGGCGGGGCTGCTCAGCGTGCTGCCAGCGTACGTGTTCGTGCCGACCCGGGCCAACGCGCACGGGGTGGCGCTCCTCTTCCTGGCGATCCTGATCGTCGGCGACCAGGTGCGGCGGCGCCGGCAGAGCCAGCGGGCCCTGGCCGAACAGGCCGAACGCAGCGAGCTGGAGCAGGCCCGCCGGGCGGTGCTGGAGGAACGGACCCGGATCGCCCGGGAGATGCACGACGTCGTCGCGCACCACATGTCGATGATCGCCGTGCAGGCGGAGACCGCGCCGTACCGGCTGGGCGAGCTGCCCGAGCCGGCCCGGGACGAGTTCACCGCGATCGCCGGGTCGGCCCGGGAGGCGCTCACCGACATGCGCCGGCTGCTCGGGGTACTCCGCAGCGAGTCGGCGGCACCGCAGACCGCGCCGCAGCCGGGGCTGGCCGACGTACCGGAGCTGGTCGAGGCGGCCCGCCGGGCCGGGATGTCGGTGACGGTCGCCACCGGTCCGGAGCCGGAGCAGCGCCGGGCGGTGCCGGAGGCGGTCGGGCTGGCCGGGTACCGGATCATCCAGGAGGCCCTGGCGAACGCGGCCCGGCACGCGCCCGGGACGGCCGTGCGGGTGTCGGTGGACGCGGACGACACCGCGCTGGTCATCGGGGTCTGGAACGACCCGGCCGGTCCCGGCGCCGGCCGGCCGGGGAACGCCGCCGGCCCCGCCGGGCACGGGCTGACCGGGATGCGGGAGCGGGTCCGGCTGCTCGGCGGCCGGCTGCGGGCCGGCCCGACCGACGACCACGGGTACGCGGTCACCGCGCACCTGCCCTACGCCCCGGAGCCGACCGCCGAGCCCGACGGAGGTACGCCCCGATGA
- the fabG gene encoding 3-oxoacyl-ACP reductase FabG translates to MARTVLVTGGNRGIGLAIAQAFAKQGDRVAVTHRGSNPPADLFGVRCDVTDSAQVDEAFSAVEAELGPVEVLVCNAGVTDDTLLLRMSEEQFTRVVDANLTGAFRCAKRASAKMLRARWGRMIFVSSVVGLSGGAGQVNYAASKAGLVGVARSITRELGGRNITANVVAPGFIDTDMTAVLSEERKAEIRKSIPAGRMAGADEVAGVVAWLASDAAGYVSGAVIPVDGGLGMGH, encoded by the coding sequence GTGGCCCGAACCGTGCTGGTGACCGGAGGCAACCGGGGGATCGGCCTGGCCATCGCGCAGGCCTTCGCCAAGCAGGGCGACCGGGTGGCGGTCACCCACCGCGGCAGCAACCCGCCGGCCGACCTCTTCGGCGTCCGGTGCGACGTCACCGACAGCGCCCAGGTCGACGAGGCGTTCTCGGCCGTCGAGGCGGAGTTGGGCCCGGTCGAGGTGCTGGTGTGCAACGCCGGGGTCACCGACGACACGCTGCTGCTGCGGATGTCCGAGGAGCAGTTCACCCGGGTCGTCGACGCCAACCTGACCGGCGCGTTCCGGTGCGCCAAGCGCGCCTCGGCGAAGATGCTCCGGGCCCGGTGGGGCCGCATGATCTTCGTCTCCTCGGTGGTCGGCCTCTCCGGCGGCGCCGGCCAGGTGAACTACGCGGCGAGCAAGGCCGGCCTGGTCGGGGTGGCCCGGTCGATCACCCGGGAGCTGGGCGGCCGGAACATCACCGCGAACGTCGTCGCGCCCGGCTTCATCGACACCGACATGACGGCGGTGCTCTCCGAGGAGCGCAAGGCGGAGATCCGCAAGTCGATCCCGGCCGGCCGGATGGCCGGCGCGGACGAGGTGGCCGGGGTGGTGGCCTGGCTCGCCTCCGACGCCGCCGGCTACGTCTCCGGGGCGGTCATCCCGGTCGACGGCGGCCTCGGCATGGGGCACTGA